The following DNA comes from Natranaerovirga pectinivora.
TACTTTAATGAATTAGTGAATACCCATAAATTCCCTAAGGAGAAACCATTTAGTAGTATGTTATCTTTAAAGGAAACAGAACAAAATTTAGTGCATCATCCAGAAGGAAATGTATGGAATCATACAATGTTGGTAGTGGATTATGCAGCAATTGTAAAAAGACATAGTGAAAATCCAAAAGTATTTATGTGGGGGGCTTTTCTACATGATATAGGAAAATCAACTACTACGAAAGTAAGAAAAGGAAAAATCACTTCTTATGACCATGATAAAGAAGGTGAAATTTTAGCTGAGGCATTTTTAAGATCCTTTAGTAATGATGAAAGTTTTATTAATGGGGTAAAAAAGATATGCAGATGGCATATGCAGCCTCTTTTTATAGCAAAACAACTGCCTTTTGCTGATATTAAAGGTATGATTGGGGAAGTAAAAGCATCTGAAATAGGGTTGTTTTCTATTTGTGATAGACTAGGCAGAGGAAAATTAACATCTGCAAAAATAGAAGAACAAATGAAAGCAGTTATTACATTTTTAGATAAAGCTAAAAAGTATTCACAAGAAGATGAAAAAATAGAACAAATCATTGAAATTATTAAAAACTTCAATGTTGAAAATTAGAGAAATTATATAAAATAAATAAATAATAGTCGAAAAATAAAATCAGATATTATATAATATAGATAAGTTAAATGAAATATAAAAGGAGATAATAATATGAAATTGGAATTAGATGAGTTTATTGAAGAAATAAAAGCCGAGATTGCTGGGTATGAAGAAATTGATGAAAAGCTCATTATTGAATGGGAAAAGAATTTTAGAGAAGTTATTAAAACCTATAAGGATCCAAAAGGTAGAGTAAAAAGAGAAAAAAATTCTATTTATATAGTATTAGAAGATGAATCAGAGATTTTTAGAGTTGCTGATCAATATTTTTCCGCTGTTGATGGAGATGAAATAAAAGAATATTGGGCTGGATTTCAATTGTAAAAAAAAGCATTGTTTTTATATGGGTAAATGAAAAGGTCTTAACATATAAAGAAAGCGAATAATTTCAAATTATTCGCTTTCTAATAAGTGGTTATATACATTAGTAACAACAATTAGCTATTAATTAGTATGTAGGTCTGGTTGTGCTTTTTCTAATGAATTTTTGATTGCATCCATAATTAATGAAGAAGTATACTTATGGTCAGCATTAAAAGTCACTTCAGCTACATCTGTATTTGAAGTAAGTTGTGAAGAAATATGCTCAAGTGATGGTTGAAGTAATGGGTATAAGGTCTCTACTGCAGGATGTAAGTCAACTATTTTTACTGAAGTGATTTCATTTTCATTTACCCGTACTTCTACATTTACAGCCTGGTTTTCAAGAACCATGGAAGAAGTATACACACCTGGAATATAAGTCATTGTAGGTGTTGTAGCATCATTTTTCTTAGGACTGAACATAAAGATAAGCAGAAAAATGAGAAAGATTCCCAGGCCAACAAAAATAGCTGTATAAATGATTTCTCTGAGTTGAATAACAATTATTTTAGTGCTCATAAAATTGCCTCCTATAAAACAGCGATTATTATATTTTATTTAACATACACTCAAAATATGAGATACTAGAGTAAAAATACATATAACATTTTTTCAAACTAGGAAGGATGACATAAATGAAAAAATTTAAATTCATAATTGCTATAGGTATTTTAAGTATATTACTTAGTGGTTGTTCTCAAAATATAACAGACAACGAAAAAACTATTGATAATAATACATATGATAATACACAAGAAAATAGCACTAATATCGATGAAAAAGAAAAAAACGGCAGTGAGGAAAATTTAGATAATGATAATATAGAAGATGAACCTAATGAAATAGAAGAAGGCCCTCCTGTTATAGATTATCAAGAAGTACGACCCAATGAGTTAGGACATATTATGGTGGTAATGTATCACGGCATAAGAGATCTGCCACCATACCATCGTACAGCTGAAGATTTCATAAAAGATTTGCAGTATATGTATGACAATGGCTATAGACTCATATCCATGAGAGACTATATTGATCATAATATAGATATAGGCCCTGGTTTAACACCAATTGTATTGACTTTTGATGACGGATTAAGTACAACCTTTTCTTTAACAAAAGAAAATAGTGCGCTAGTACCTGCACCAAATACAGCAGTTGCTTTACTTGAAGCATTTGCTGAGGAAAATCCTGATTTTGGTAAGGCAGCTGTTTTTTATATCAATAGTGACTTAAGTATTTTTGATGGAGAAGGAACAGTTGAAGAAAGATTGCAGTGGTTGGTTGATAATGGCTATGAAGTTGCTAATCATACCAGTCAACATGCAGACCTATCTAAATTAGATGGGAATAGTGTACAAGTTCACATTGGCAAGGCAGATCAGTTTATAAAAAACATTCTGGGCAATGACTATATTGTTGATTCATTGACTTACCCTTTTGGTAGAAGACCAGCAACAGAATACCTTCAGTATGTAAGTAGTGGTGTATATAATGGCCATAAGTATGAATACAAAGTTGCTTTTAGAGAAGGACCAAGTGGACCATTTCATCCGCCTATACACATTAATTTTGCGCCTCTTAATGTGCCAAGAGTTAGAGGGTCAGAAGGAGATATACAAGATTTGTTGTGGTTCTTCGATTATTATGAAAGCAACCCACATTTAAGATATATATCAGATGGCAATAAAGACAGAATAAGTATTTTAGAGTCTCAAAGTCATTTAATTAATAAAGATGCAATAGGAGACAAGGAACTTTATATATACACAATTGAAGAATAAAAAACAGGTAGCGGAGAATTTTTTCTCCGCTACTTTCAAAAAAAGGCAAAGGTGGTTTAAGAATGGGACTTAGTTTTATTATGGGGCGATCAGGTTCAGGAAAAACCCATATTTGTTATGAGGAGATTATAAAAAAATCAGAAGAAAATTCTAAAGAGACTTTTATTCTACTAGTTCCTGAACAATTTACATTACAAACCCAAAAGGATATCGTTAGCAAACATCCCAAAAAAGGCATTATGTCAATAGAAGTTCTAAGTTTCCAAAGGTTGGCATTTAGAGTCTTTGATGAGTTAGGTGGAACGACTAAAAAAATCCTTGAAGAGACAGGGAAAAGTATGGTCGTAAGAAAGGTTTTAGAAGAGCAAAAAAGTGGACTAAAAATTTTTAATAAGAACATGGACAAGATAGGTGTTGTTAATGAATTAAAATCTGCTATAACAGAATTCTATCAATACAATCTTTCAGAGATAGATATAGAGGATATTATAGAAAAAGCCAACAAATCCCCTTTATTACAAATGAAATTACAAGATCTATATTTAATTTTTAAAGGATTTAAAAACTTTTTAGAAGATAATTATATAACCAATGAAGAATTATTAGATATCTTAAAAGATGTGATTATAAGATCTAATTTTATAAAAAATTGCAGCATTTGGATTGATGGTTTTACAGGATTTACACCTATCCAATATAAAGTATTAAAGGAGTTAATAGCCAATAGCAATGAAGTAAAAGTGACCATTACAATAGATCCAATGGAGTCAATGAATCATCTAGATAAATACCAACTTTTTTATGAAAGTAAAAAAACATATAACAATTTGATACAAATAGCAAAAGAATTAAACATAAAGTCAGAAGAACTCATTATAGAAGAAGAGATACCCATTAGATTTGCTAATCAGAAGGCTTTAGCACATTTAGAAAAGCATCTTTTTAGATTCCCATACGATATATATAAAGAAGAACCTATGGGAATGGAAGTTTTTATTGCAGATGATTTAGACAAGGAAGTGGAATTTGTAGCTAGAAAAATCACTGATTTAACAAGATATGAAGGGTATAAATATAGAGACATAGCAATTATCACAGGAGATATTCAAAGATATGATTTGTTTATCAAAAAAATATTTGCAAATTATAAAATACCCTATTTTATTGATCAGAAAAAAAACATTTTATCCAATCCTTTGGTTGAACTTATTAGAACAAGTTTTGATGTAATCAATAATTATTGGTCTTATGAAAGTGTTTTTAGTTGGTTTAAAACAGGGCTATGTAATATTGAAAAAAGACAGTTGGATTTAATAGAAAATTATGCAATAGCCTATGGCATAAAAGGCAGAAAAAACTGGGAGAAAGTTTGGGACAAACCTTACCCTTCCAAAGCCATTGAAAAAGATAAAGCATTTGAATTAGAAGAAATGAATCAAATAAAAGAAAAAGTGATTCAGCCTTTAATTGATTTTCAAGATAAAATAAAAGGAAAGGGTCACAAAGTAAAAGCAATAACAGTAGCATTATATGAATTTTTAAGAAAATTAAAAATCCAAGAAAAACTAGAGTATTATGCCAATGAATTTAATGAAAGAGAGCTCCTACTATTAGAAAGACAATACAATCAAATTTATAAAATTGTAATAGATCTATTAGATAAAACAGTTGAAATTCTTGGAGAAGAAGTGGTAAGTGTAAAAGAGTATTCTAAGATATTACAAGCAGGGCTAGAACAATCTCAGATGGGATTAGTGCCACCAGGGTTAGATCAGGTTGTTATTGGTGATATAGAAAGAACAAGATTGAAAGATGTTAAAACCTTATTCCTTATTGGCGCCAATGATGGTGTTATACCTAAAACCTCTGATAAAGGCAATGTCTTAAATGATATGGACAGAGAACTTATTGAAGAAAGTGGTATAACAATAGCCCCTACGGCAAAGCAAAAAAGCTATGAGGAACAATTCAATCTGTATTTGAATTTAACAAAGCCTCAAGATCATTTGTTTATTAGTTTTAGCAAACTTAATGGGGAATATAAAACCATTAGACCCTCTAATTTGGTGAACCAAGTAATGAAATTGTATCCCAAATTAAAATTATCTTTTGAAGAAAAAAAGGATGGGTTAGAGTATATTGGGTTGCCAGAGAGTACGTTAAAATACTTAATTGAAGAGTTAAGACAGTATAAAGTTAAAGAACTAGGACCTACGTGGGAAACAGTTTATAACTGGTATTTTAATAGTGAGCAATGGAAGGAAAGAATAATAAAGCTCATTGAAGGCATGTTTTTTGAGAATAAAGAATTTTATTTATCAAAAGAAACTTCAGATAAGTTATATAATAAAGTCTTAAACAACAGTGTTTCTAGATTGGAACAATTTTTAGGATGTCCATTTTCACATTTTATTAAATATGGTTTAAAAGCCCAAGAACGTATTAAGTATGAAGTTTCTATGCCTGATATTGGCATCTTATTTCATGATTCTATAGAGGCATTCTCCAAAAAATTGATTGCCAGTGATTTGGACTGGAGAGATATTAGTGAGGAATTAAGAGATCAATTAGTAGAAGAAGTTGTAAGGGAGGTAGCAAGTAATTATGGAAACCAAGTTTTCTTTAGTTCTGCTAAGAATGAATACTTAATTCAAAGAGTAATACGTATCACTAAAAGAACGGTATGGGCATTACAAAATCATATAAAGAGTGGTAAATTCAAACCAACAGATTATGAAGTTTCTTTTAATACAGATAAAGAGAAATTGGAAGAATTGAATATTAAGTTATCAGATGAACATGTTTTACAGTTAACGGGAAGAATTGATAGAATCGACAAGTATGAAGAAGATGATAAAATTTATTTAAAAGTATTGGATTATAAGTCTGGAAAATCATCCTTTGATATTGTGGCTTTGTATTATGGTTTGCAATTACAGTTAATGGTTTATTTAAATGTTGCAACCACATTGGAAAAATCAAAGCATCCTAATAAGGAAGTTATACCAGCAGGTGTCTTTTATTATCATATAGATGATCCTTTGTTATCTGTTGAAAAGAATCTTTCGGATGATGAAAGAGAAGATGAGTTGTTAAAAGAATTGAAGATGAACGGGTTGGTTTTAGAAAATGAAGAGGTTATTAAGTTGTTAGATTCTAGCTTTGAAACCCAGTCTAATATTATTCCTGTTAAGTATAAGGCGAATGGAGAGTTGGCAGCGAATTCTTCTGTTGCTTCTAAGGAGCAGTTTGAGAGGGTGTTGGATTTTGTTTCTGAGAAGATTAAGAATGCCGGTGAGGATTTAATTAATGGAAATGTGGGGATTAAGCCTTATCGTTATAAGAAGAAGACAGCTTGTGATTATTGTAGTTATAAATCTATTTGTCAGTTTGATCCTTCTTTAGAGGGGGATGGGTTTGAGGTGCTTAAGGAGATGTCTCGGGATGAAGTTTGGAAGTTGATAGAAGGGGATAAGAATCCAGATGAAAGAGATTTGTAGAGAGTAGAATGGGACGACTAGCAAGTGTGTTATACATAAGATTAACCGACCCTTATCCATCCGTGGATAAGAGGGTCGGGCTCCGCCATCCTTGGCTCCGCTGTTACATCTTATATAGAACACACTTGTTAGTCTGAAAGTGGGTTCCCTATAGTTTCTTTTTTAGAATTATGGAGAGAAGAATGGGGACGACTATCAAGTGAGTTATATATAAGATTGACCGACCCTTATCCATCCGTGGATAAGAGGGTCGGGCTCCGCCATCCTTGGTTTCGCTGTTACATTTTATATATAATACACTTGCTAGTCTGAAAGTAGGTTCCCTTTAGTGGTTTTATATAAAACTCTGTAGTTGGTAGCGACTTTAGTTTCAGCAAGGTATATATGATTGATTTGGCGTCGACCGGCTGAAAGGTAAGGCAGCCAAATAAACCATATATGCCTTGCTGAAACGGGTTTCGCCGAACAATTCAAGTTTACACATGAAAAAAGAAGAGACCCTAAAATCTCTTCAAAAAAGCTATTGATATCCCACTATATATTCATAAGTTATATTAGGAATACGCTGGGATACAATGGTTCTAAATCCTTGATCTGCTATGTATTTATGAACTTCAATTAAATCATTTGAGTAGGCACCGTAGTCAACTAGATGAATGATAGCGTTTGTTTTGTCTGCTTTTGATAGTTCTGTTTTAAGGGTTTCAAATGTAACTTTTTG
Coding sequences within:
- a CDS encoding HDIG domain-containing metalloprotein encodes the protein MDLKQHFLDFEEHLLKDEKPSIYFNELVNTHKFPKEKPFSSMLSLKETEQNLVHHPEGNVWNHTMLVVDYAAIVKRHSENPKVFMWGAFLHDIGKSTTTKVRKGKITSYDHDKEGEILAEAFLRSFSNDESFINGVKKICRWHMQPLFIAKQLPFADIKGMIGEVKASEIGLFSICDRLGRGKLTSAKIEEQMKAVITFLDKAKKYSQEDEKIEQIIEIIKNFNVEN
- a CDS encoding polysaccharide deacetylase family protein, coding for MKKFKFIIAIGILSILLSGCSQNITDNEKTIDNNTYDNTQENSTNIDEKEKNGSEENLDNDNIEDEPNEIEEGPPVIDYQEVRPNELGHIMVVMYHGIRDLPPYHRTAEDFIKDLQYMYDNGYRLISMRDYIDHNIDIGPGLTPIVLTFDDGLSTTFSLTKENSALVPAPNTAVALLEAFAEENPDFGKAAVFYINSDLSIFDGEGTVEERLQWLVDNGYEVANHTSQHADLSKLDGNSVQVHIGKADQFIKNILGNDYIVDSLTYPFGRRPATEYLQYVSSGVYNGHKYEYKVAFREGPSGPFHPPIHINFAPLNVPRVRGSEGDIQDLLWFFDYYESNPHLRYISDGNKDRISILESQSHLINKDAIGDKELYIYTIEE
- the addB gene encoding helicase-exonuclease AddAB subunit AddB; amino-acid sequence: MGLSFIMGRSGSGKTHICYEEIIKKSEENSKETFILLVPEQFTLQTQKDIVSKHPKKGIMSIEVLSFQRLAFRVFDELGGTTKKILEETGKSMVVRKVLEEQKSGLKIFNKNMDKIGVVNELKSAITEFYQYNLSEIDIEDIIEKANKSPLLQMKLQDLYLIFKGFKNFLEDNYITNEELLDILKDVIIRSNFIKNCSIWIDGFTGFTPIQYKVLKELIANSNEVKVTITIDPMESMNHLDKYQLFYESKKTYNNLIQIAKELNIKSEELIIEEEIPIRFANQKALAHLEKHLFRFPYDIYKEEPMGMEVFIADDLDKEVEFVARKITDLTRYEGYKYRDIAIITGDIQRYDLFIKKIFANYKIPYFIDQKKNILSNPLVELIRTSFDVINNYWSYESVFSWFKTGLCNIEKRQLDLIENYAIAYGIKGRKNWEKVWDKPYPSKAIEKDKAFELEEMNQIKEKVIQPLIDFQDKIKGKGHKVKAITVALYEFLRKLKIQEKLEYYANEFNERELLLLERQYNQIYKIVIDLLDKTVEILGEEVVSVKEYSKILQAGLEQSQMGLVPPGLDQVVIGDIERTRLKDVKTLFLIGANDGVIPKTSDKGNVLNDMDRELIEESGITIAPTAKQKSYEEQFNLYLNLTKPQDHLFISFSKLNGEYKTIRPSNLVNQVMKLYPKLKLSFEEKKDGLEYIGLPESTLKYLIEELRQYKVKELGPTWETVYNWYFNSEQWKERIIKLIEGMFFENKEFYLSKETSDKLYNKVLNNSVSRLEQFLGCPFSHFIKYGLKAQERIKYEVSMPDIGILFHDSIEAFSKKLIASDLDWRDISEELRDQLVEEVVREVASNYGNQVFFSSAKNEYLIQRVIRITKRTVWALQNHIKSGKFKPTDYEVSFNTDKEKLEELNIKLSDEHVLQLTGRIDRIDKYEEDDKIYLKVLDYKSGKSSFDIVALYYGLQLQLMVYLNVATTLEKSKHPNKEVIPAGVFYYHIDDPLLSVEKNLSDDEREDELLKELKMNGLVLENEEVIKLLDSSFETQSNIIPVKYKANGELAANSSVASKEQFERVLDFVSEKIKNAGEDLINGNVGIKPYRYKKKTACDYCSYKSICQFDPSLEGDGFEVLKEMSRDEVWKLIEGDKNPDERDL